One genomic region from Nostoc sphaeroides encodes:
- the ntcA gene encoding global nitrogen regulator NtcA: MIVTQDKALANVFRQMATGAFPPVVETFERNKTIFFPGDPAERVYFLLKGAVKLSRVYEAGEEITVALLRENSVFGVLSLLTGNKSDRFYHAVAFTPAELLSAPIEQVEQALKENPELSMLMLRGLSSRILQTEMMIETLAHRDMGSRLVSFLLILCRDFGVPCADGITIDLKLSHQAIAEAIGSTRVTVTRLLGDLREKKMISIHKKKITVHKPVTLSRQFT; this comes from the coding sequence ATGATCGTGACACAAGATAAAGCCCTAGCAAATGTATTTCGTCAGATGGCGACCGGGGCGTTTCCGCCAGTTGTGGAAACGTTTGAACGCAATAAAACGATCTTTTTTCCTGGCGATCCTGCCGAACGAGTTTATTTTCTTTTGAAAGGTGCTGTTAAACTTTCCAGGGTGTATGAGGCAGGAGAGGAAATAACGGTAGCGCTATTGCGGGAAAATAGTGTTTTTGGTGTATTGTCATTGCTGACAGGAAATAAGTCGGATAGATTTTACCATGCAGTTGCATTTACGCCTGCGGAATTACTGTCAGCACCAATTGAACAAGTGGAGCAAGCGCTCAAGGAAAATCCAGAATTATCAATGTTAATGCTGCGAGGTCTGTCTTCGCGCATTTTACAAACGGAGATGATGATTGAAACTCTCGCTCACCGAGATATGGGTTCTAGGTTGGTAAGTTTTTTGCTAATTCTTTGTCGGGATTTTGGAGTTCCTTGTGCAGATGGGATCACAATTGATCTGAAGTTATCTCATCAAGCGATCGCAGAGGCAATTGGTTCAACTCGTGTTACTGTTACTAGGCTACTAGGGGATTTGCGTGAGAAAAAGATGATTTCTATCCACAAAAAGAAGATTACTGTGCATAAACCTGTTACCTTAAGTAGGCAATTCACATAA
- the fabI gene encoding enoyl-ACP reductase FabI has product MLNLTGKNALVTGIANNRSIAWGIAQQLHKAGANLGITYLPDERGKMEKKVAELVEPLNPSLFLPCNVQDEDQIKSTFETIREKWGKLDILIHCLAFASKDDLTGDFSQTSRSGFNTALEISTYSLVQLSGAAKPLMTEGGSIVTLTYLGGVRAIPNYNVMGIAKAGLEMSVRYLAAELGPQNIRVNAISAGPIRTLASSAVGGILDMIHHVEEVAPLRRTVTQLEVGNAAAFLCSDLSSGITGQILYVDAGYEIMGM; this is encoded by the coding sequence ATGCTAAATCTGACTGGAAAAAATGCTCTTGTTACAGGTATTGCCAATAACCGCTCGATCGCCTGGGGCATCGCCCAACAGCTGCATAAAGCCGGTGCAAACCTGGGTATTACCTACCTGCCCGATGAACGCGGCAAGATGGAGAAAAAAGTTGCGGAATTGGTAGAACCTCTCAACCCCAGTTTATTTCTTCCCTGTAATGTCCAAGATGAAGACCAGATTAAATCTACCTTTGAGACAATCCGCGAAAAGTGGGGGAAGCTAGACATCCTCATCCATTGTCTGGCCTTTGCCAGCAAAGACGATTTGACTGGAGATTTTAGTCAAACCTCTCGTTCTGGCTTCAACACCGCCTTAGAAATCAGTACCTACTCGCTGGTGCAGTTAAGTGGTGCAGCTAAACCTTTGATGACAGAGGGAGGTAGTATCGTCACCCTCACATATTTAGGCGGTGTTAGGGCAATCCCTAACTATAATGTCATGGGAATTGCCAAAGCTGGCTTAGAAATGAGTGTACGTTACTTGGCTGCTGAACTAGGGCCACAAAATATCCGCGTCAATGCCATCTCCGCAGGCCCCATCCGCACCTTGGCATCTTCAGCAGTGGGTGGAATTTTGGATATGATTCATCATGTAGAAGAAGTAGCTCCCCTACGACGCACCGTAACTCAGCTAGAAGTGGGTAACGCTGCCGCTTTCTTATGTAGTGATTTGTCTAGCGGTATTACCGGACAAATTCTATATGTAGATGCAGGATATGAAATTATGGGAATGTGA
- the hisB gene encoding imidazoleglycerol-phosphate dehydratase HisB, protein MQTTNRQVNSNYDQSTETPRIATVHRTTGETAVQVTINLDGRGTCTAATGIPFLDHMLHQIASHGLIDIDVQAKGDWEIDDHHTNEDVGITLGQAFNQALGDRKGIVRFGNFLAPLDEALVQVALDFSGRPHLSYGLQIPTQRVGTYDTQLVREFFVALVNHSQMTLHIRQLDGINSHHIIEATFKAFARATRLAVEIDPRRAGLIPSSKGFL, encoded by the coding sequence ATGCAAACAACCAATCGCCAAGTTAATTCAAACTACGACCAGTCAACTGAAACCCCTCGGATTGCCACTGTTCACCGCACCACAGGGGAAACTGCTGTGCAAGTTACCATCAACCTGGATGGTAGAGGAACTTGCACAGCAGCAACTGGCATTCCGTTTTTAGATCACATGTTGCATCAAATTGCCTCCCACGGGCTGATTGATATAGATGTTCAAGCCAAGGGAGACTGGGAAATTGATGACCATCACACCAACGAAGATGTAGGCATTACCTTGGGCCAAGCTTTTAACCAAGCACTAGGCGACAGAAAAGGTATTGTCCGCTTTGGTAATTTTCTCGCGCCACTAGATGAAGCTTTAGTTCAGGTAGCCCTAGACTTTTCTGGACGCCCTCACCTCAGCTACGGTTTACAAATTCCTACTCAGCGTGTAGGAACCTATGACACCCAGTTAGTACGCGAATTTTTTGTGGCTTTGGTGAACCATAGCCAAATGACACTGCACATTCGGCAACTGGATGGCATTAATTCCCATCACATTATTGAAGCGACATTTAAGGCGTTTGCGAGGGCAACACGGCTGGCGGTGGAAATCGACCCTCGTCGTGCTGGTTTAATTCCCAGTTCTAAAGGCTTTCTATGA
- a CDS encoding ABC transporter ATP-binding protein, translating to MKSVADDPDSQLNPTDTPPVVLTSELRKVYRTGFWLNQKVVSLKNCSLTVYKGETFGLLGPNGAGKTTLLKLLLGIIRPSSGRGLLLGKPIGDRTIKQHIGYLPENPYLYDYLTGWEFLQLAAGLFQIPQSVQRQRIPQLLELVGLSQADARKKLLRRYSKGMLQRVGMAQALINEPDLVFLDEPMSGLDPVGRYQMREIILSLKAAGKTIFFNSHVLSEVEQICDRIAILAQGELICSGSLNELLGRNNTYHVKGQGGDWEILQKWIPTLRFEPDGSWQGTLQDDYYDFLASLRLMEGKIIAMNLSRYSLEEFFIQQIQRKNDSLN from the coding sequence ATGAAGTCTGTTGCAGATGACCCTGATTCTCAACTTAATCCGACGGACACTCCGCCAGTAGTCCTGACTTCTGAGTTGCGAAAAGTCTATCGCACTGGTTTTTGGCTAAATCAAAAAGTCGTATCTCTCAAAAACTGTTCTTTAACAGTTTATAAAGGCGAAACCTTTGGGTTGCTGGGGCCAAACGGTGCTGGTAAAACCACCCTTTTAAAATTATTGCTGGGAATTATTCGCCCTAGCTCTGGACGGGGATTATTATTGGGTAAGCCAATAGGCGATCGCACTATCAAGCAACATATCGGCTATCTGCCGGAAAATCCCTATTTGTATGACTATCTCACGGGCTGGGAATTTTTGCAGCTAGCCGCCGGGTTATTCCAAATTCCCCAAAGTGTGCAACGCCAACGCATTCCCCAACTGCTGGAATTAGTGGGTTTATCCCAAGCCGATGCCCGTAAAAAGTTGCTGCGTCGCTATTCTAAAGGAATGCTACAGCGTGTTGGTATGGCACAGGCGCTAATTAACGAGCCAGATTTGGTTTTTTTGGATGAACCGATGTCTGGTCTTGACCCTGTAGGACGCTACCAAATGCGGGAAATTATCCTGTCGCTAAAAGCTGCTGGTAAGACAATTTTTTTCAACAGCCACGTTCTTAGTGAAGTAGAACAGATTTGCGATCGCATTGCCATCCTCGCTCAAGGTGAATTAATTTGCTCTGGTTCCCTCAATGAACTCTTAGGCAGAAACAACACATATCACGTCAAAGGTCAAGGTGGTGACTGGGAAATTCTTCAAAAATGGATACCCACTCTCAGATTTGAACCAGATGGTTCCTGGCAAGGTACACTACAAGACGATTACTATGATTTTCTTGCCAGTCTTCGTCTCATGGAGGGTAAAATTATTGCCATGAATTTATCGCGTTACTCCCTAGAAGAGTTTTTTATTCAACAAATCCAAAGAAAAAATGACTCACTAAATTAG
- a CDS encoding polysaccharide biosynthesis/export family protein — protein MLNTSLFKFLTQPVVGVALLTAVNAVVPFALVAQGQPLPPTIPTPTTQTQLDTNYSLGGGDRIRVNVFEVPEYTGEYQIPPGGAINLPLIGSVSVLGLTTEQAADEIARRYARFLKRPLISVNLLSSRPINIFVAGEVTRPGAYTLSLSGGAGDNPGVQYPTVLAALTTAQGVTLAADVTQVQLRRKIGRSSEQTVSINLKELIQTGRLSQDITLRDGDTIVVPTATNFNVAESRNIFASNFAASQTTPRTVTIIGEVNRPGSYLVTSGNTDAQGGGATANSGTASPSGLPNVTRVIQLAGGITGQADIRNLKLRRPTRTGSEQAIDINLWQLLQSGDANQDIIVQDGDTIVIPTATEINPAEATQLATTTLSPARIQVGVVGEVKKPGLTDVQPNSSLNQAILAAGGFNDARASSDAVDLIRLNPNGSVTKRIVKVDFSAGINEQTNPILRNNDVVVVNRSGLAQTGDTTNTITGPLGVIFNILRLFGI, from the coding sequence ATGCTTAATACAAGTTTGTTTAAATTCCTAACTCAGCCAGTTGTGGGTGTGGCTTTGTTAACTGCTGTCAATGCCGTTGTGCCATTTGCCCTGGTAGCTCAGGGACAACCATTACCACCAACAATACCAACACCAACAACACAAACACAATTAGATACTAATTATTCATTAGGAGGCGGCGATCGCATCCGTGTAAATGTATTTGAAGTACCTGAATATACAGGTGAATATCAAATTCCCCCAGGTGGAGCAATCAACCTACCTTTAATTGGCAGTGTGTCAGTCCTCGGTCTAACAACTGAACAGGCTGCTGACGAAATTGCTAGAAGATATGCTCGCTTCCTGAAACGTCCTTTGATCTCAGTCAATTTGTTATCGTCTCGTCCCATCAATATTTTCGTTGCTGGAGAGGTGACACGTCCAGGCGCTTACACCCTGAGCTTGAGCGGAGGCGCGGGAGACAATCCAGGCGTACAATACCCCACTGTATTAGCCGCATTGACAACAGCGCAGGGGGTAACCCTGGCTGCGGATGTGACTCAAGTTCAATTACGGCGTAAAATAGGGCGCTCCTCAGAGCAAACCGTCAGTATCAATTTGAAGGAACTCATCCAAACAGGCAGGTTATCACAGGATATTACCTTGCGGGATGGAGATACTATAGTTGTACCAACTGCAACCAACTTCAACGTGGCAGAATCCCGCAATATATTTGCATCTAACTTTGCCGCTAGCCAAACCACACCCCGCACGGTAACAATTATTGGTGAAGTCAACCGTCCCGGTTCATATCTTGTCACCTCAGGCAACACAGATGCACAGGGGGGAGGTGCAACTGCTAATAGTGGCACTGCTTCTCCCTCTGGTCTACCAAATGTGACGCGGGTAATTCAACTAGCTGGGGGAATTACAGGACAGGCTGATATTCGTAATCTCAAGTTACGCCGACCTACAAGAACCGGCTCAGAACAAGCTATAGATATCAATCTTTGGCAATTATTGCAGAGTGGTGACGCTAATCAAGATATTATCGTGCAAGACGGAGATACAATTGTTATTCCGACGGCAACTGAAATCAACCCCGCAGAAGCCACTCAATTAGCTACCACTACTTTGTCTCCTGCACGCATTCAAGTTGGTGTGGTAGGTGAAGTTAAAAAACCAGGGTTAACAGACGTTCAGCCCAATAGCTCTTTAAATCAAGCTATACTCGCTGCTGGAGGATTTAATGATGCCAGAGCTAGTAGTGATGCTGTTGATTTGATTCGCCTCAATCCTAATGGTTCTGTGACTAAACGTATAGTAAAAGTGGATTTCTCCGCTGGGATTAATGAGCAAACTAATCCCATACTCCGCAATAATGATGTTGTGGTAGTCAACCGATCTGGTTTAGCTCAGACTGGCGATACCACAAACACTATAACTGGCCCTCTAGGGGTTATTTTTAATATTCTGAGGTTGTTCGGAATCTAG
- a CDS encoding choice-of-anchor Q domain-containing protein codes for MMIHGLGFLSLSASLVLPWALTGLVQGQRITESLIKDVRQSSTDQEIPLPSRKLISQVPTGTKYYVSGKGNDRNSGLTTSSAFRTIQRAADLTKPGDTVLIMNGVYNNAHPSGSVLNIKRSGRANAWITYKAYPEHRPKLQHNGWHGIWIIEGASYIEVNGLEVVGNNGNISRAYGLSQKYNQLNPLTNGNCISINGEQNSYSRHIRILNNKVHDCGGGGIGATAADYITIDNNEVFNNAWYSVHGCSGISLLNNWNSDNNQNYKMFITRNKVYNNRMLVPWLQTGKIQDGNGIIIDRGMNKQKGSKLSPYRGRTLIANNISYKNGGGGIHTFQSENIDIVYNTTYLNNQSPEISGGQISINASNNINVLNNILYSERGKAINSSRGQNIRFDYNLNANSQLIKTSGSNDMIANPQFMNVSAGDFRLKSTSPAINSGMKFNSVTTDFLGGSRVKGSRSDIGAYEMQ; via the coding sequence ATGATGATTCATGGTTTAGGTTTTCTCAGTTTAAGCGCATCTCTTGTACTTCCCTGGGCATTAACAGGTCTGGTTCAAGGACAGAGAATAACAGAGTCTTTAATTAAAGATGTTCGTCAGTCATCCACTGATCAAGAAATACCACTACCAAGCCGCAAGCTGATCAGCCAGGTTCCAACTGGGACAAAATATTATGTTAGTGGTAAAGGAAACGATAGAAATAGCGGACTCACTACCTCATCCGCCTTTAGGACAATTCAAAGGGCGGCAGACCTGACTAAGCCTGGGGACACGGTACTTATTATGAACGGGGTATACAATAATGCACACCCATCTGGATCGGTACTAAATATTAAACGCTCTGGAAGGGCAAATGCATGGATTACGTATAAAGCATACCCTGAACATCGACCGAAACTTCAGCACAATGGATGGCATGGAATTTGGATTATTGAAGGAGCATCATATATTGAGGTGAACGGGCTGGAGGTTGTAGGGAATAATGGCAATATAAGCCGTGCTTATGGGCTAAGTCAGAAATATAACCAATTAAACCCCTTAACGAATGGAAATTGCATCAGCATAAATGGAGAACAAAATAGTTACTCCCGCCATATACGTATTCTTAACAATAAGGTACATGATTGTGGAGGCGGAGGCATTGGAGCGACTGCAGCGGACTATATAACAATAGATAATAATGAGGTGTTCAATAATGCCTGGTACTCAGTTCACGGCTGTAGTGGCATTTCGCTGCTCAACAATTGGAATTCTGACAACAACCAAAACTATAAGATGTTTATTACCAGAAACAAGGTCTACAACAATCGAATGCTAGTTCCCTGGCTTCAGACTGGCAAGATTCAAGACGGTAATGGCATTATTATTGATCGTGGAATGAATAAGCAAAAAGGATCAAAATTGAGTCCATATCGAGGACGTACTTTGATTGCCAATAACATCTCATATAAAAATGGTGGTGGCGGCATTCATACATTCCAAAGTGAGAATATTGATATTGTCTACAACACTACTTATCTGAATAACCAGAGCCCGGAAATTTCAGGTGGACAAATCTCGATTAATGCTTCAAATAATATCAACGTTCTTAATAACATTCTTTATTCTGAGCGTGGAAAAGCGATAAACTCATCCCGTGGTCAAAACATCAGGTTTGACTACAACCTTAACGCCAATAGTCAGTTGATAAAGACTTCCGGATCTAATGATATGATTGCAAATCCACAGTTTATGAATGTTTCGGCTGGTGATTTTAGGCTGAAGTCGACGAGTCCGGCAATCAATAGTGGTATGAAGTTCAATAGTGTGACAACCGATTTTCTAGGTGGATCTCGCGTGAAGGGTTCACGATCCGATATAGGGGCATACGAAATGCAATAG
- a CDS encoding GumC family protein: protein MSEKSMESRESIDLDLGRYLLILKRWWLPATAIFAATVMLSAIATQFMKPSYEAEGKLLFRIPSFKVVGSNLLPTNTEGGDAGDLKSLLATQNPINTQIEVISSPTLLQRTIDKLGLKDDEGKPIEVEKLRKAVIMKIVNGTDVLRISYTSRDPKQSADVVNTIMNLYLENDILTNRSEAAATRQFIAKQLPKTQQAVNNAEVALRIFKQKHQIADLSEETKSAVATIGNLDSEMNTVQAQLDEVNAQTNELRQKVELNSQEAIAVSALSQSPAVQGVLTQLQDTDRQLAVERSRFLDDNPVIINLEAKKASLKSLLQQQIGQTVGNQTQIPQNLLQIGELRQNLIQSFLQSEVQRFGLAKRLSSLSNSRLAYEQRVKIIPQLAQNQRELERKVEVAESTYQTLLKKVQELQLVENTNTASSRIIVPALVPNKPVTGKKIIVLLLGVMFGLFLATTAVLFLSMRDRSLKTLKEVRDIFRYTLLGIVPLSVKKVRSRHSNLESITQKIAVRDTPYSLTSEMYRMIQANLKFLSSDKVLKTIVVTSAVPKEGKSTVSANLAAAIAQLGRKVLLIDADMRVPSQHHLWQLTNAVGLSEVLVGQAEFDVSVSKVMDNLDVLTAGVRPPNPLALLDSKRMASLIENFSSQHHYDFVIIDAPPLLLAADALTLSQMTDGILLVARPGVIDSNSANAAQEMLERSNYNVLGLVVNGIIDKNESSSYLYHDHEYFKPTKLAKEFQRLAKK from the coding sequence ATGTCAGAAAAATCTATGGAATCTAGAGAATCTATCGATTTAGACCTTGGTCGTTACTTATTGATATTAAAACGATGGTGGCTACCTGCTACTGCGATATTTGCAGCTACAGTTATGCTCAGTGCTATAGCTACACAATTTATGAAGCCATCCTATGAAGCCGAAGGAAAACTGTTATTTAGAATTCCTTCTTTTAAAGTAGTAGGCTCCAATCTTTTGCCAACTAACACTGAAGGAGGAGATGCAGGAGATTTAAAATCCCTACTAGCAACTCAAAATCCTATAAACACTCAAATAGAAGTTATTTCTTCACCTACTCTATTGCAGCGAACAATAGATAAACTAGGGCTTAAAGACGACGAAGGTAAACCTATAGAGGTAGAGAAGCTACGGAAAGCCGTGATCATGAAAATTGTTAACGGCACAGATGTATTGCGAATTAGCTATACCAGCCGTGACCCCAAGCAATCGGCGGATGTGGTCAACACAATCATGAATCTTTATTTAGAAAATGATATTTTGACAAATCGCTCTGAGGCAGCAGCAACTCGTCAATTTATTGCCAAGCAGCTTCCTAAAACTCAACAGGCTGTTAATAATGCAGAAGTAGCGCTACGTATATTTAAACAGAAGCATCAGATAGCAGATCTATCAGAGGAGACAAAGTCAGCCGTTGCAACTATTGGAAATCTAGACAGTGAGATGAATACTGTTCAGGCTCAACTGGATGAGGTAAACGCCCAAACCAATGAACTGCGCCAGAAAGTAGAGCTAAATTCTCAGGAAGCGATCGCTGTGAGTGCCCTTAGTCAGTCGCCAGCAGTGCAGGGAGTTCTTACACAACTTCAAGATACCGATCGACAGCTAGCAGTTGAGCGTAGCCGTTTTCTAGATGACAACCCCGTAATTATTAACTTAGAAGCAAAGAAAGCTAGCTTAAAATCCCTCCTGCAACAGCAAATTGGGCAGACTGTTGGTAATCAAACACAAATTCCGCAGAACCTATTGCAGATTGGAGAACTCAGACAAAACCTGATCCAAAGTTTTTTGCAGTCAGAAGTACAGCGCTTTGGTTTAGCTAAAAGACTCTCCTCTCTGTCTAATTCCCGTTTAGCCTACGAGCAGCGAGTGAAAATCATACCCCAGTTAGCACAAAATCAGCGGGAATTAGAACGGAAAGTTGAAGTTGCAGAATCGACATATCAAACTCTTTTGAAAAAAGTTCAAGAATTACAGTTAGTTGAGAATACAAATACAGCGAGTTCGCGGATTATTGTTCCAGCTTTAGTGCCAAATAAGCCAGTAACAGGCAAAAAAATTATCGTTCTATTGCTAGGAGTGATGTTCGGTTTATTTTTGGCTACTACAGCTGTTCTCTTTTTAAGCATGAGAGATAGATCCTTAAAAACACTTAAGGAAGTCAGAGATATATTTAGATATACATTACTGGGAATTGTTCCTTTGTCTGTTAAAAAGGTTCGCTCCCGTCATTCAAATTTAGAATCAATAACTCAAAAAATTGCTGTCAGAGATACGCCTTACTCTTTAACTAGCGAAATGTACCGAATGATTCAAGCAAATCTGAAATTCCTGAGTTCAGATAAAGTACTCAAAACTATTGTGGTAACTAGCGCAGTTCCTAAAGAAGGCAAGTCTACAGTTTCGGCTAATTTGGCAGCAGCGATCGCTCAACTAGGGCGTAAAGTTTTACTAATTGATGCAGATATGCGAGTTCCTTCTCAGCATCATCTTTGGCAGCTAACCAATGCAGTTGGTTTGAGTGAGGTTCTTGTCGGTCAGGCTGAATTTGACGTTAGTGTATCTAAGGTAATGGATAATCTTGATGTCTTAACTGCTGGGGTTAGACCTCCCAACCCACTTGCTTTGCTTGACTCAAAACGCATGGCATCATTAATTGAAAATTTCTCATCTCAACATCACTATGATTTTGTAATTATTGATGCTCCTCCCCTCCTTTTGGCAGCCGATGCTTTGACTTTAAGCCAAATGACTGACGGGATTTTGTTAGTGGCTCGACCTGGGGTAATTGATTCTAACAGTGCTAACGCTGCTCAAGAGATGTTAGAAAGATCCAATTACAACGTACTAGGCTTAGTCGTGAATGGAATCATTGATAAAAATGAATCTAGTAGTTATTTATATCACGATCATGAATATTTTAAACCAACAAAGTTGGCAAAAGAGTTTCAGCGACTTGCAAAAAAATAA
- a CDS encoding O-antigen ligase family protein translates to MRKFLISAEEIVTIICLMIYSGTPLEPLMTNGFTLKEGDRLIARLLFTCTYIVGLSLITLRWKKASYVFSKDKFIWILLGVCILSSFWSLDSDTTLRRILGLAGTMFFGVYLASRYTLKEQLKLCAYMLGISAFMCILFAVIFPQYAIGSAGDSTAWRGIYHQKNVLGMRFLLSGAIFFFLAMTTRKNRWILWFGYVVSGLLVLLSKSTTSLGNFIIITAAFLIYYRILNLKYKVMIPVVTFLATFGIAFYTLFVSHADTILGTVGKDTTLTGRAELWPAVLQMIAKRPWLGYGYGAFWENSSESSLIVQTVQWKAPNAHNGFLDLWLELGLLGLIVFGIGFVINLLRAVYLIRWNQTSQNLWLLVYFTYTILSNLTETTFLEPNSLEWTLYVSAILSSKLSTRANL, encoded by the coding sequence ATGAGAAAATTTTTAATTTCCGCCGAAGAAATAGTTACAATAATTTGTTTGATGATCTATTCAGGAACTCCACTAGAACCGTTGATGACCAATGGCTTTACCCTCAAAGAAGGTGATAGACTCATAGCGCGATTGCTTTTCACTTGTACGTATATAGTTGGCCTTTCCTTAATTACTCTACGTTGGAAGAAGGCTAGTTACGTCTTTAGTAAAGATAAATTTATTTGGATATTGCTCGGAGTTTGTATACTTTCTAGCTTTTGGTCTTTAGATTCAGATACTACTCTACGTCGTATTTTAGGTCTGGCAGGAACAATGTTCTTTGGGGTTTATTTAGCCTCACGCTATACCTTAAAAGAACAACTGAAGTTATGTGCATACATGCTTGGGATCTCAGCATTTATGTGTATTTTATTTGCTGTAATATTTCCACAGTACGCTATAGGAAGCGCTGGAGATTCAACAGCTTGGCGAGGAATATACCACCAGAAGAATGTTCTTGGCATGAGATTTTTGCTTAGTGGAGCAATATTTTTCTTCCTTGCCATGACTACTCGAAAAAATCGCTGGATTTTATGGTTTGGCTATGTTGTTTCTGGGTTACTTGTATTATTATCAAAATCCACAACATCTCTAGGTAACTTTATAATTATTACGGCTGCTTTTCTTATATATTATCGAATTTTAAATTTAAAGTATAAAGTAATGATACCTGTGGTCACGTTCCTGGCAACATTTGGTATAGCTTTCTATACTTTGTTTGTCTCACACGCTGATACAATTCTAGGCACAGTAGGTAAGGACACAACACTCACTGGACGTGCAGAACTATGGCCTGCTGTGTTGCAGATGATTGCGAAAAGGCCGTGGCTAGGATATGGCTATGGAGCATTCTGGGAGAATAGTAGTGAGTCTTCTCTTATTGTACAAACGGTACAATGGAAAGCTCCTAATGCTCACAATGGTTTTCTGGATCTCTGGCTAGAGTTGGGTCTATTAGGACTTATTGTTTTTGGAATTGGGTTCGTTATTAATTTATTAAGAGCGGTATATTTAATCCGGTGGAATCAAACATCTCAAAATTTATGGCTCTTAGTTTATTTTACCTATACTATTCTTTCAAATCTAACTGAAACTACATTCTTAGAGCCAAATAGTCTGGAATGGACACTTTATGTATCAGCAATATTATCAAGCAAACTTTCTACACGTGCAAATCTGTAA
- a CDS encoding glycosyltransferase family 2 protein: protein MNIESLQATKPTSKKLAMLNESNQIIVSVVIPTRNRPQIVARGVRTALAQTLQSIEVIVIIDGPDQETVNVLSQIAEPRLRVIELSKNIGPSGARNAGVREAKGTWIAFLDDDDEWLPEKLERQLEVANNSHYDFPVVASRFISQTPKGEFIRPTRLPNLSEPLSEYLFARNSFFKEEGCIQTSTIFVQKELMQKMPLEEKFYRHEDWEWLLRVTAMEGVGVEFVPEPMAIWHSEMGIKRLSNINDWQYSLDWIRATRNLVTPKAYSGFIATMITPSASSVGDWKAFFPLLWEAIRCGKPRPIDICLYLIMWLFPQQLRQKVSSILTNKFKK, encoded by the coding sequence ATGAATATTGAATCCCTTCAAGCAACAAAACCAACAAGCAAAAAATTAGCAATGCTAAATGAAAGTAACCAAATAATAGTCAGCGTCGTGATTCCTACCCGCAATAGACCACAAATTGTTGCCAGAGGTGTCAGAACTGCATTAGCTCAAACGCTACAATCAATTGAAGTGATTGTAATAATAGACGGACCCGATCAGGAAACAGTCAATGTACTATCTCAGATAGCCGAGCCAAGATTGAGAGTGATAGAACTATCAAAAAATATTGGGCCATCAGGGGCTAGAAATGCTGGTGTGAGAGAAGCGAAAGGCACTTGGATAGCCTTTTTAGATGATGATGATGAATGGCTTCCAGAAAAATTGGAGCGTCAACTTGAAGTAGCAAACAATTCCCATTATGATTTTCCGGTTGTCGCCAGTCGTTTTATTTCCCAGACTCCAAAAGGTGAGTTTATTCGTCCGACAAGGCTACCTAACCTCTCTGAACCTCTAAGCGAATATCTTTTTGCACGTAACTCCTTTTTTAAAGAAGAGGGCTGCATACAAACCTCAACTATTTTCGTACAAAAAGAGTTAATGCAAAAAATGCCTCTGGAAGAAAAATTTTACAGACATGAGGATTGGGAATGGTTGCTTCGGGTTACTGCTATGGAAGGTGTAGGAGTAGAGTTTGTGCCTGAGCCTATGGCGATCTGGCATTCAGAAATGGGAATTAAGCGCTTAAGCAACATCAACGACTGGCAATATTCCTTGGATTGGATTCGTGCTACCCGCAATTTAGTAACACCAAAGGCTTATTCAGGCTTCATTGCAACAATGATCACGCCTTCTGCGTCCTCAGTAGGTGATTGGAAAGCCTTTTTTCCTTTGTTGTGGGAAGCTATACGCTGCGGCAAGCCCCGCCCAATTGATATATGCTTGTACTTAATTATGTGGCTGTTCCCTCAGCAGTTAAGGCAGAAAGTTAGCTCTATTTTGACCAATAAGTTCAAAAAATAA